From one Lolium rigidum isolate FL_2022 chromosome 4, APGP_CSIRO_Lrig_0.1, whole genome shotgun sequence genomic stretch:
- the LOC124649006 gene encoding uncharacterized protein LOC124649006 — protein sequence MLSAARRRLFPLPVRYIAAAFSTATASAAADPTVLYLESTCALSPAAAARAADSIRLVSPDSTAQADAVLDLLRRYGFSDADISATVRKFPIMLVSNPTKTIQPKLDFFASVGISAPLLPKLVSLSPVVLHRSIQDHLAPLFESLREILGSNARVVTALRQMPFVVRCCPKNTLNLVLSALRDVHGVPPGDVSRLIALQPGVILQRPDRLAEIVQAVKNFGMEPGDPNFVHMFVILSKMKTPTLETKIAVYQSLGFDKDIVTLMMRRYPPAMAISGEKIKESIGYLVGKAGLSLEDIARYPKILVRSLESHSRRCAVLALLRKEGKPQGNHQVPVVLGATMVRFLKVYVQPHEIEIPDVVRAFNGDIPFEGFGVLQQPQQLGKTSL from the coding sequence ATGCTGTCcgcggcccgccgccgcctcttccCTCTCCCTGTCCGCTACATCGCTGCGgccttctccaccgccaccgcttcCGCCGCTGCCGACCCCACGGTACTCTACCTGGAATCGACCTGCGccctctcccccgccgccgccgcccgcgccgcggaCTCCATCCGCCTCGTCTCCCCGGATTCCACCGCGCAGGCCGATGCCGTCCTCGATCTTCTCCGCCGGTACGGCTTCTCCGACGCCGACATCTCCGCCACCGTCCGCAAGTTCCCCATCATGCTCGTCTCCAACCCCACCAAGACAATCCAGCCCAAGCTCGACTTTTTCGCCTCCGTCGGCATCAGCGCGCCGCTCCTCCCCAAGCTCGTCTCCCTCAGCCCCGTCGTCCTCCACCGCAGTATCCAGGACCACCTGGCCCCGCTCTTTGAGTCTCTCCGCGAAATCCTCGGCTCCAATGCCCGCGTCGTGACCGCGCTCCGCCAGATGCCGTTCGTTGTCCGCTGCTGCCCCAAGAATACTCTCAACCTCGTGCTTTCCGCGCTACGGGACGTCCACGGAGTGCCCCCGGGGGACGTTTCCAGGCTCATCGCCCTCCAGCCAGGCGTCATCTTGCAACGCCCCGACCGCTTGGCAGAGATCGTCCAGGCCGTCAAGAACTTTGGCATGGAACCCGGTGACCCCAACTTCGTCCACATGTTTGTCATCCTTTCCAAGATGAAGACCCCCACACTGGAGACCAAGATTGCAGTCTACCAGAGCCTCGGTTTCGACAAGGACATTGTTACATTAATGATGCGGCGGTACCCGCCCGCCATGGCGATTTCAGGGGAGAAGATAAAGGAAAGCATCGGATACTTGGTCGGGAAGGCGGGGTTGAGCCTGGAAGATATCGCGAGGTATCCCAAGATACTAGTGCGGAGCCTCGAGAGCCATTCCAGGAGGTGTGCGGTGCTCGCCCTGCTGAGGAAGGAAGGGAAGCCACAGGGGAATCATCAGGTTCCTGTGGTGCTCGGGGCCACCATGGTACGCTTCTTGAAGGTGTATGTGCAACCGCATGAGATCGAGATCCCTGATGTCGTCAGGGCCTTCAACGGCGACATCCCTTTCGAGGGCTTCGGTGTGTTGCAGCAGCCACAGCAACTGGGGAAGACGAGCCTGTGA